A window of the Aquarana catesbeiana isolate 2022-GZ linkage group LG05, ASM4218655v1, whole genome shotgun sequence genome harbors these coding sequences:
- the LOC141145637 gene encoding uncharacterized protein, which yields MKCRKMGNYLQICVLFQAMTVLYSASIYHPLRRPPNSQLLEDSIKLFNEGLNNSSFLYKLLKVDSHSQADFHENNSLSFVIKETVCRKSAEIPEECPFKEDGVMKNCTAGYSGPRQDRAELSCQTLDPPVSSLPPATSEGGDEKKSSRSHHKAKSINSGKKNERTFQNVKESHDIAGSCLACVFPNSQNAIRSSAFYVFLLYILLQSVM from the exons ATGAAGTGTCGGAAGATGGGGAATTATTTACAGATCTGCGTCTTGTTCCAGGCAATGACAGTCCTGTATTCTGCATCCATCTACCACCCATTGAGGAGACCACCCAACTCCCAATTACTGGAAGATTCTATAAAACTCTTCAACGAAGGACTAAATAATTCAAGTTTTCTCTACAAGCTTCTCAAGGTGGACTCACACAGTCAG gcagATTTCCATGAAAATAATTCACTAAGCTTTGTTATTAAAGAGACGGTTTGTCGGAAGTCAGCAGAGATCCCAGAGGAATGTCCCTTTAAGGAGGACGGG GTGATGAAGAACTGCACAGCCGGGTATTCAGGACCCAGGCAGGACAGGGCTGAGCTCAGCTGTCAGACGTTGGATCCTCCA GTGTCCAGCCTCCCGCCAGCAACATCTGAAGGAGGTGATGAAAAAAAGTCCAGCCGGAGTCATCACAAGGCCAAATCCATCAACTCCGGCAAAAAGAATGAGAGGACTTTCCAGAATGTCAAAGAATCGCATGACATCGCAGGCTCGTGCCTAGCGTGCGTATTTCCCAACTCCCAAAACGCAATTAGAAGTTCcgcattttatgtatttttattatatatattgttgcAATCGGTCATGTAA